The Lolium rigidum isolate FL_2022 chromosome 1, APGP_CSIRO_Lrig_0.1, whole genome shotgun sequence region attttaatttttagtggtattttcatcttccaaattttcttcttCTTATCGACTGGTATATCAGGTTGGATAATCGCATTGTATAACAAACTTACAGAAAAAAATTCTTTGAAATGTAAGTTCCAACTAAATTCATCCGGACCTATCGAAAGTTGAATGGATTCCAAATGATGAAGTAAGGCATTCCGCGCAACTAACCTTGGACCATATAAATCTCATCTAAATGTCACTGAAGGAGGTAAAAGGTAGCCATTACTAACGCAATGATTtcacttttgcgacgaacaatactatataaCGCAGGGTATTGTTCACTAAGAGGCATGTTCCCTAGCCAAGAATCCTCCTAGAATGTATGTACGATcccatcctttatcaaaaaactACCATATTGAAAGAAAAACTTCTTCATAGCCATTAGGCCGGCCAAAAAATGCGAGTCCCCGGGTTTTCAGAGGATTTGGGATAACACTTTCTCGTCCATGTACTTTCTCTTAATAAGTGTCTGCCATACCTCATCCTCGGTAAGAGGCTTAAACATCCATTTACCTAGTAAGGCTGAGTTTTTAACCTCAAGATCATGAACACCCAACCCATCCAGATCTTTGAGGCGGCATACAATATTCCATTTAAGCAGataatatttctttttctcactatcctCTTGCCAAATAATCTCGATTATTTTTTGTTCATGATCGTTGGAATACGAGAGATTTGATGGTTAGAAAGCATTGGCATCTAAATTCAGGTCTTGACTGTGTTAGGTGCACTTTGGACCAGCTTGAAGCAAGGTATCATCTTTGTTTTAGTGCCCGTTTGCCACACAGTGCTATGATGCCACTAGGTGAGTAAACCAATTACACAGCCTATTATGCGACCCAAACAAAGTTTTACTGGTCCATGTTTTATGGAGGTGGTGGCCTGTGCAGCCTGAAATGTTTGAAAGGTTCGAATTGTTTGATTTTCCGGGAACAGCTCACTTCTTTGGACGTTGGAGAGTTGGTTTCCAAAGCGATCTCATGCTTCACCAATTTAGAGTTAACGCAGCTAGGGTCCAGCCTCCCATTGACTGATTGCTtaggctcagttcttttggcggcttctccgaaAAGCTGCCCTCCCCCCGAGAAGCCACACCAAAAATTTAGGTAGGCTTCCGGACTAGTCTAGCCTTGACCATTTCGGAAGCCTTCCAAAATTTTGGAGGTGGCTTCCccaggaagctggggggagggcagcttccgggagaagccgccaaaagaactgagccttAATATCTTTGTCTGAATTTGATATCTCCTTCTTTTCCATTTCTTTCCCCTGATGTAAAGCTTAATCTTTGGTTCTTTTGTACAGTGTTGAGTCCCTCATTGATATATAAAATTACACAGTAGGGATTTCCTCTACGGTGAAGTTGTTAAAAAAAGTTGAGCACTCTTTGTGGCTTGTCATGTTAGAGGAAGATTTCGCTCTTGTCATGCAACAGAAACTATTCTTGGTTTCTCTTACAACAAAAGAACTTAAATGCACGATGCAGGTTGCTTGCCAAGGGGTACCCGCAGAGGACGATCTTTGACAACATCCACGACGCCGGCCTCTCGTTCGGCATATACTTCCACGACGTGCCAACGGTCCTCTTCTACCGCAATATGCGGAAGCTCAAGTACCTCCTGAACTTCCACCCCTTCCACAACAAGTTTAAGGAGCACGCCAACCGCGGCTCCCTCCCGAACTTTGTCGTTGTCGAGCAACGCTATATGGACTCCAAGGACCACCCGGCCAACGACGACCACCCTACACATGATGTCTACCAGGGCCAAATGTTAATCAAAGAGATCTATGAGACGTTGCGTGCTAGCCCCCAGTGGAATGAGACGCTCCTGATCATCACCTACGATGAGCACGGCGGGTTCTTTGACCATGTGCCTACGCCCGTTGATGGTGTGCCCAGCCCTGACGACATTGTGGGTTCAGCGCCATATAACTTCATGTTCAATAGGTTGGGGGTGCGCGTCCCGACCATAATGATCTCTCCGTGGATTGAGAAGGGAACAGGTAAGTCGTGTAAGCTAAATGCTATTTTGTGCCTAATTTTCTCACTATATGCTCTACTGATAAACCATTGTTGTTTCAGTTGTCCATGGGCCGAATGGAAGTCCAACCCCGACATCACAATACGAGCATTCCTCGATTCCTGCAACAGTGAAAAAATTGTTTAATCTGCCGCAGGATTTCCTTACAAAAAGAGATGCATGGGCAGGGACCTTTGAAGGTGTTGTGCAAACCAGAACTGAACCAAGAACAGATTGCCCAGGTACGAGCAGTACCCTGTCCTAAATTGCTTCTTTGACAAGTTGACAACATGATGTAACATGGTATTGTTACTTTGTTTGCTTTGTTTTTTGAGAATTCGGTCTATCAAAATTACTTCGCAGAACAACTATCGATGCCAATGAGGATACGTCAGACAGAGGCAAAGGAGGAGGCGAAGT contains the following coding sequences:
- the LOC124708782 gene encoding non-specific phospholipase C2-like — encoded protein: MRGPIRTVVVVVMENRSFDHMLGWMKRLNPAIDGVTGAEWNPASTTDLSAGRVYFGDGAQFVDPDPGHSYQAIRQQIFGSDDATGPAKMNGFAQQAMSAGGRNMTDAVMNGFAPDSVAVYRQLVEQFAVCDRWFSSVPSSTQPNRLFVHSATSAGATRNNRLLLAKGYPQRTIFDNIHDAGLSFGIYFHDVPTVLFYRNMRKLKYLLNFHPFHNKFKEHANRGSLPNFVVVEQRYMDSKDHPANDDHPTHDVYQGQMLIKEIYETLRASPQWNETLLIITYDEHGGFFDHVPTPVDGVPSPDDIVGSAPYNFMFNRLGVRVPTIMISPWIEKGTVVHGPNGSPTPTSQYEHSSIPATVKKLFNLPQDFLTKRDAWAGTFEGVVQTRTEPRTDCPEQLSMPMRIRQTEAKEEAKLSSFQREIVQLASVLNGDHRLSSLRDRIKFRMNVKEGTSYMRTAVRRFFEAGMLAMRMGVDDVERIVKMRPSLTTRISSSPTVEDDNHP